The Sphingobium sp. BYY-5 genome includes a window with the following:
- a CDS encoding acyl-CoA dehydrogenase yields the protein MQSYIPPIDDYRFLLTEVLGFDHAMAELDKDVDVDLAIAVLEEAGKLCAERLHPLNREGDEQGSKLVNGSVVTPPGFVDAYREFVAAGWPALAADTAQGGQGLPFILQLWLDEMLSAANLSFGLFPGLTRGATEAIAAHASEELKALYLPSLVSGEWTGAMALTESGAGTDLALLKAKAEPKGDGSHAVTGQKIFISSGDHDMASNIIHLVLARLPDAPPGVKGISLFLVPKFLPDGARNAMSVGALEKKMGIHAQPTCVMNYDGAIGWLVGEPHRGLAAMFTMMNAERLMVGIQGLGIAGAAYQQAAAYAKDRLQGRSADGARGPVPIIEHADVRRMLLKVRAFVEAGRALAGWTALQLGRAHEHPDAGERAKADALVALLTPVLKAAFTDFGFESAVEAQQVFGGHGYIREWGMEQYVRDARIAQIYEGTNGVQAMDLVGRKLPLAGGAVAVGFFDMIAADLDAAPNLLVGQRTRDALALLREATVALRGAGADAVGAAAVDYLRLFALVAFGWMWTRMAAVATGDNPLHQAKRQMADFFALRILPQAQGLAAVIGAGDALLMALPADSF from the coding sequence ATGCAGAGCTACATTCCCCCGATCGACGATTACCGCTTTCTGCTGACGGAGGTGCTTGGCTTCGATCATGCCATGGCGGAGCTGGACAAGGATGTGGACGTCGATCTCGCCATCGCGGTGCTGGAGGAAGCGGGCAAGCTCTGTGCCGAACGGCTCCATCCCCTCAATCGGGAGGGGGATGAGCAGGGCAGCAAGCTGGTGAACGGGTCGGTGGTGACGCCGCCCGGTTTCGTCGATGCCTATCGTGAATTTGTTGCCGCCGGTTGGCCCGCGCTGGCTGCCGATACTGCGCAGGGTGGGCAGGGCCTGCCCTTCATCCTCCAGCTCTGGCTGGATGAGATGCTGTCGGCCGCCAACCTCTCCTTCGGTCTCTTTCCCGGCCTTACCCGCGGCGCGACCGAAGCGATCGCCGCCCATGCCAGCGAGGAGTTGAAAGCGCTCTATCTGCCCTCGTTGGTGAGCGGGGAGTGGACCGGTGCGATGGCGCTGACCGAAAGCGGGGCAGGGACCGACCTCGCCCTGCTCAAGGCGAAGGCGGAGCCGAAGGGCGATGGCAGCCATGCCGTCACCGGGCAGAAGATTTTCATCTCTTCGGGCGACCATGACATGGCGTCCAACATCATCCATCTGGTGCTGGCCCGCCTGCCCGACGCGCCGCCGGGGGTGAAGGGGATCAGCCTGTTCCTCGTTCCCAAATTCCTGCCCGATGGCGCGCGCAATGCCATGTCGGTCGGCGCGCTGGAAAAGAAGATGGGCATTCATGCCCAGCCGACCTGCGTCATGAACTATGATGGAGCGATCGGCTGGCTGGTGGGCGAGCCGCATCGGGGCCTGGCCGCCATGTTCACCATGATGAATGCCGAGCGGTTGATGGTCGGTATCCAGGGTCTGGGCATCGCCGGTGCGGCTTATCAGCAGGCTGCTGCCTATGCGAAGGATCGGTTGCAGGGGCGCAGCGCTGACGGCGCGCGCGGACCAGTGCCGATTATCGAACATGCCGATGTACGCCGTATGTTGCTCAAAGTCCGCGCTTTCGTGGAGGCAGGGCGCGCGCTGGCAGGATGGACTGCGCTCCAGTTGGGCCGCGCCCATGAGCATCCTGACGCGGGCGAGCGGGCCAAGGCCGATGCGCTGGTTGCACTATTGACCCCGGTGCTCAAGGCAGCCTTCACCGATTTCGGTTTCGAAAGCGCGGTCGAGGCGCAGCAGGTCTTCGGCGGCCACGGCTATATCCGCGAATGGGGGATGGAGCAGTATGTCCGCGACGCGCGCATTGCCCAGATTTACGAAGGCACTAACGGCGTGCAGGCGATGGACCTGGTCGGCCGCAAGCTACCGCTGGCCGGTGGCGCAGTGGCAGTGGGCTTTTTCGACATGATCGCGGCCGATCTGGATGCGGCGCCAAACCTGCTCGTGGGACAGCGAACGCGCGACGCGCTCGCCTTGCTGCGTGAGGCGACGGTGGCGTTGCGTGGTGCGGGTGCCGATGCGGTAGGAGCAGCGGCTGTCGATTATCTCAGGCTTTTCGCGCTGGTAGCGTTCGGCTGGATGTGGACTCGTATGGCTGCCGTCGCGACGGGCGACAACCCGCTGCACCAGGCGAAGCGGCAGATGGCGGACTTCTTCGCGCTGCGCATATTGCCACAGGCGCAGGGATTGGCCGCGGTCATCGGGGCGGGTGACGCATTGCTGATGGCGTTACCGGCGGACTCCTTCTGA
- a CDS encoding cytochrome c family protein has product MTIARNLIRLLAGATIMAVPVFAQTGDAAKGKTVFARCALCHDVQPGPKKMGPNLAGLLSRTSGTQPGFAYSPAMQKAKIRWDAKSLDSFLTKPSGLVPGNRMAFAGVPQAADRANLIAYLTSATK; this is encoded by the coding sequence ATGACGATCGCACGCAACCTTATCCGCCTGCTCGCCGGCGCAACCATCATGGCCGTTCCCGTCTTCGCCCAGACCGGCGATGCCGCGAAGGGCAAGACGGTTTTCGCCCGTTGCGCGCTTTGTCATGATGTACAGCCGGGGCCGAAGAAGATGGGACCGAACCTCGCCGGCCTGCTCAGCCGCACGTCGGGCACGCAACCGGGCTTTGCCTATTCGCCCGCCATGCAGAAAGCCAAGATACGCTGGGATGCCAAGTCGCTCGACAGCTTCCTTACCAAACCGAGCGGCCTCGTCCCCGGCAATCGCATGGCTTTTGCCGGCGTGCCGCAGGCCGCAGATCGCGCCAACCTGATCGCCTATCTGACCAGCGCGACGAAATAG